A stretch of Girardinichthys multiradiatus isolate DD_20200921_A chromosome 20, DD_fGirMul_XY1, whole genome shotgun sequence DNA encodes these proteins:
- the LOC124856436 gene encoding epithelial membrane protein 3-like — protein MACLLVSITVLHLVTLAMLFIATLEKSWWVWTESEITDLWHNCFYMNTTQTWVCATTTESDWLQSVQALMILSVVFSSVSFLVFLGQLFILSRGSLFYFTGLCQAFAGFTDFAACLIFTFHREEILQKGSRDLNKGHFGYCVILAWLCIPLLLVSGVLYLHLRKKQ, from the exons ATGGCGTGTCTGCTCGTTTCCATCACTGTGCTGCATTTGGTCACCTTGGCCATGCTTTTCATCGCCACTCTGGAAAAG TCCTGGTGGGTATGGACGGAGTCAGAAATCACTGATCTTTGGCATAACTGCTTCTATATGAACACCACACAAACCTGGGTGTGTGCAACGACCACTGAAAGCG ACTGGCTTCAGTCTGTCCAGGCCCTCATGATCCTATCTGTGGTCTTTTCATCTGTCTCCTTCCTGGTTTTTCTGGGTCAGCTCTTCATCTTGTCCAGGGGGAGTCTCTTCTACTTTACAGGCCTCTGCCAGGCATTCGCAG GTTTTACAGACTTTGCCGCTTGCCTCATCTTCACCTTCCACAGAGAGGAGATTCTCCAGAAAGGCTCCAGAGATCTGAACAAAGGACACTTTGGCTACTGTGTCATCCTGGCATGGCTGTGCATCCCTCTTCTTCTTGTCAGTGGAGTCCTGTACCTCCATCTGCGAAAGAAGCAGTGA
- the fam83e gene encoding protein FAM83D isoform X2, which translates to MSNSQEQSLNENVVFLPVDESSPQFLHSEMEREAVERLFSSGHEAFYSFIGPEISRCFLSPEEVTEICSRSQNYCFNEPSVEDLNGYDSSFGSEKFCSTYDPYHWDVPVPNLELGWPEKPPWVPQNSVTVHSSPPVEGDPQVREIIRQQLQTAKTVIAVVTDQLTDNAIIFDLHTAASRGVPVYIILSRRSLQEKFTLNRLRHPNIRVCVLGGKTFCSRSGRMVVGEVKANFILVDLETVIHGSYSLTWTDTHLHRQLITVLRGPVVESFDQEFRILFANSVPVLDTWGVTAGTQVYKPHHAKDFLHHRPLKQLSAEPELTNPPSPPADVFLDWEAMGVVHRDSSRPATLLDLHMENAAEKMSQLEKNEDTPTGDKFTYNEHLVWKRRSITETLSTNPPATEEIKRPEPTVERSISRDLSVEKQPNKHERTGTGTDVPPEPTNTLYSKRRSISRMEPFLEEENKTDDVNSRENTSSSTGKKPLILKVPHTGNFSSLSEIMRKLKRKTPGLLRKGVKSTMSERTQSMLDLSEHSHNDREVPVPRFLTGLNPDQMTPAFLLMKKRNDEVKSANFLPSERPRSSTFNSSIYLKKLMPDEEKPVL; encoded by the exons ATGTCAAACTCCCAGGAGCAGAGTCTGAATGAGAATGTAGTTTTCCTGCCGGTGGATGAATCTTCCCCACAGTTCCTCCACTCTGAGATGGAGCGGGAAGCTGTGGAGAGACTCTTCAGCAGCGGCCATGAGGCCTTTTACAGCTTCATCGGCCCAGAGATCTCGCGCTGCTTCTTATCTCCTGAAGAGGTGACTGAGATATGCAGCCGGTCTCAGAACTATTGCTTTAACGAGCCGTCGGTGGAAGACCTGAATGGATACGACAGCAGTTTTGGCTCTGAGAAATTCTGTTCCACCTACGACCCCTACCACTGGGACGTGCCGGTCCCAAACCTGGAACTCGGCTGGCCGGAGAAACCCCCCTGGGTTCCACAGAACAGCGTCACAGTCCACTCCAGTCCACCTGTTGAGGGAGACCCGCAAGTCAGAGAGATCATCAGGCAACAATTACAAACAGCCAAAACt GTAATAGCCGTTGTGACAGACCAATTAACAGACAACGCCATAATCTTTGATTTGCACACCGCCGCCTCCCGAGGTGTGCCCGTCTACATCATCCTGAGCCGAAGGTCCCTGCAGGAGAAATTCACCCTTAACAGGCTCAGGCATCCA AACATACGGGTCTGCGTTCTTGGAGGGAAAACCTTTTGCTCAAGGAGTGGGAGAATGGTGGTTGGGGAAGTTAAAGCCAATTTCATCCTGGTGGATTTGGAGACAGTGATTCATGGCAGCtacag CCTCACATGGACAGACACCCATCTGCACCGGCAGCTCATCACAGTCCTGAGAGGACCGGTTGTTGAATCATTTGACCAAGAGTTCAGGATCCTTTTCGCTAATTCAGTCCCAGTTCTCGACACTTGGGGAGTCACGGCTGGCACCCAAGTATACAAGCCTCACCATGCCAAAGACTTCTTACATCACAGGCCCCTAAAACAGCTCTCTGCTGAGCCTGAGCTCACAAACCCTCCTTCTCCACCTGCAGACGTCTTCCTGGACTGGGAAGCAATGGGTGTTGTTCACAGAGACAGCAGCCGGCCTGCAACTCTTCTGGATCTACATATGGAAAACGCAGCAGAGAAAATGTCACAGCTGGAAAAAAATGAGGACACACCAACTGGGGACAAATTTACCTACAATGAACACCTTGTTTGGAAGAGGAGAAG CATCACAGAAACGCTGTCAACAAACCCACCGGCTACTGAGGAAATAAAAAG GCCCGAGCCAACAGTAGAGAGAAGCATATCCAGGGATCTCTCTGTAGAGAAACAGCCTAATAAACATGAGAGAACTGGAACTGGAACTGATGTTCCACCAGAGCCAACAAATACATTGTATTCCAAGAGAAGGTCAATCTCCAGGATGGAGCCTTTTTTAGAAGAGGAGAACAAAACAGATGATGTTAACTCCAGAGAGAACACGTCATCTTCCACA gGGAAAAAACCTTTAATCCTAAAGGTGCCGCACACAGGGAACTTCAGCTCTTTGAGTGAAATCATGAGGAAGCTCAAGCGGAAAACACCAGGGTTGCTCAGGAAAGGGGTGAAATCCACAATGTCGGAACGAACTCAGTCCATGCTGGACCTGAGCGAGCACAGTCACAATGACAGAGAAGTCCCAGTGCCCCGGTTTCTCACTGGT CTCAACCCGGATCAAATGACGCCTGCTTTCTTACTGATGAAGAAGAGGAACGACGAAGTAAAATCTGCAAACTTCTTGCCCAGTGAGAGACCTCGCAGCTCCACTTTTAACTCCAGCATTTACCTGAAGAAGCTGATGCCGGACGAAGAAAAACCCGTATTATGA
- the si:dkey-264d12.5 gene encoding coiled-coil domain-containing protein 30 isoform X3, with translation MAQAEQIMKWLTEEGLAPESSKEAQLTFLWRTFLHARSCLDSVTKDLETSRLQHFAEMAEVRKSLEQIKILTEQKDVLAQEIQDENEQLRKQLLHLVSLQDAQINEVAKMLYQQGLTELIHSTPSEQVAYLLVERASLLERNHDPGELTCDGDLESRLRTHTEPLNTSICPTTHKRAPRHLQSSLKKIFGLHKNIERKHTFVPGGETLLAGQPRSLEKEFSRLERDVEEGSRRLAMAHNEIRHLKDELESAHFTQKAYEPELQSAQEEVEQLRKEVEKLKQYEMVELRKAKELNDRLDLEIRALRNRVRSLDAEKNALKKMAAFQQEEAERLKSALQGQQRSLTGEVKADQDNDKENDKHFSHPPKTFA, from the exons ATGGCTCAAGCAGAG CAGATCATGAAATGGTTGACTGAGGAAGGTCTTGCACCTGAGTCCTCCAAAGAGGCCCAGCTGACTTTTCTGTGGCGTACCTTCCTTCACGCAAGAAGCTGCCTGGACAGTGTGACTAAGGATCTGGAAACCAGCCGCTTGCAACATTTTGCAGAGATGGCAGAG GTACGCAAGTCTTTGGAGCAGATCAAAATCCTCACAGAGCAGAAAGACGTTTTGGCCCAAGAGATACAAGATGAGAACGAACAACTCAGAAAGCAGCTGCTGCACCTCGTATCACTGCAAG ATGCCCAGATAAATGAGGTGGCTAAAATGTTGTACCAGCAGGGTCTCACGGAGCTGATTCACAGCACCCCCAGTGAGCAGGTAGCGTATCTCCTGGTTGAGAGAGCGTCCCTGCTTGAGAGGAATCATGATCCTGGTGAGCTGACTTGTGATGGAGACCTGGAGAGTCGATTGAGGACCCACACAGAACCACTGAACACCAGCATATGCCCG ACTACCCACAAGAGGGCCCCACGACATTTACAAAGCTCATTGAAGAAAATTTTTGGACTCCATAAGAATATAGAGAGGAAGCACACCTTCGTACCT GGTGGGGAGACACTTTTGGCTggtcaaccaagaagtttggaGAAGGAGTTTTCCCGCCTGGAGCGGGATGTGGAAGAGGGTTCACGCAGGCTGGCCATGGCACACAATGAGATCCGGCATTTGAAAGATGAGCTGGAGTCTGCTCACTTTACCCAGAAAGCATACG agCCTGAGCTGCAGTCAGCACAGGAGGAGGTGGAGCAGCTCAGGAAGGAAGTAGAAAAACTTAAACAATACG aAATGGTCGAACTGCGGAAGGCCAAAGAGCTTAATGACCGTCTGGACCTTGAGATAAGAGCCTTGAGAAACAGAGTCCGCTCTCTGGATGCAGAGAAAAACGCTCTGAAGAAGATG GCAGCGtttcagcaggaggaagctgagaGGTTGAAATCAGCCCTGCAGGGGCAGCAGCGGTCACTAACTGGAGAGGTGAAGGCTGACCAAGACAATGACAAAGAAAACGATAAA catttttcacatccgcctaaaacatttgcatag
- the fam83e gene encoding protein FAM83D isoform X1 encodes MSNSQEQSLNENVVFLPVDESSPQFLHSEMEREAVERLFSSGHEAFYSFIGPEISRCFLSPEEVTEICSRSQNYCFNEPSVEDLNGYDSSFGSEKFCSTYDPYHWDVPVPNLELGWPEKPPWVPQNSVTVHSSPPVEGDPQVREIIRQQLQTAKTVIAVVTDQLTDNAIIFDLHTAASRGVPVYIILSRRSLQEKFTLNRLRHPNIRVCVLGGKTFCSRSGRMVVGEVKANFILVDLETVIHGSYSLTWTDTHLHRQLITVLRGPVVESFDQEFRILFANSVPVLDTWGVTAGTQVYKPHHAKDFLHHRPLKQLSAEPELTNPPSPPADVFLDWEAMGVVHRDSSRPATLLDLHMENAAEKMSQLEKNEDTPTGDKFTYNEHLVWKRRSITETLSTNPPATEEIKRPEPTVERSISRDLSVEKQPNKHERTGTGTDVPPEPTNTLYSKRRSISRMEPFLEEENKTDDVNSRENTSSSTGKKPLILKVPHTGNFSSLSEIMRKLKRKTPGLLRKGVKSTMSERTQSMLDLSEHSHNDREVPVPRFLTGVSVHNELNPDQMTPAFLLMKKRNDEVKSANFLPSERPRSSTFNSSIYLKKLMPDEEKPVL; translated from the exons ATGTCAAACTCCCAGGAGCAGAGTCTGAATGAGAATGTAGTTTTCCTGCCGGTGGATGAATCTTCCCCACAGTTCCTCCACTCTGAGATGGAGCGGGAAGCTGTGGAGAGACTCTTCAGCAGCGGCCATGAGGCCTTTTACAGCTTCATCGGCCCAGAGATCTCGCGCTGCTTCTTATCTCCTGAAGAGGTGACTGAGATATGCAGCCGGTCTCAGAACTATTGCTTTAACGAGCCGTCGGTGGAAGACCTGAATGGATACGACAGCAGTTTTGGCTCTGAGAAATTCTGTTCCACCTACGACCCCTACCACTGGGACGTGCCGGTCCCAAACCTGGAACTCGGCTGGCCGGAGAAACCCCCCTGGGTTCCACAGAACAGCGTCACAGTCCACTCCAGTCCACCTGTTGAGGGAGACCCGCAAGTCAGAGAGATCATCAGGCAACAATTACAAACAGCCAAAACt GTAATAGCCGTTGTGACAGACCAATTAACAGACAACGCCATAATCTTTGATTTGCACACCGCCGCCTCCCGAGGTGTGCCCGTCTACATCATCCTGAGCCGAAGGTCCCTGCAGGAGAAATTCACCCTTAACAGGCTCAGGCATCCA AACATACGGGTCTGCGTTCTTGGAGGGAAAACCTTTTGCTCAAGGAGTGGGAGAATGGTGGTTGGGGAAGTTAAAGCCAATTTCATCCTGGTGGATTTGGAGACAGTGATTCATGGCAGCtacag CCTCACATGGACAGACACCCATCTGCACCGGCAGCTCATCACAGTCCTGAGAGGACCGGTTGTTGAATCATTTGACCAAGAGTTCAGGATCCTTTTCGCTAATTCAGTCCCAGTTCTCGACACTTGGGGAGTCACGGCTGGCACCCAAGTATACAAGCCTCACCATGCCAAAGACTTCTTACATCACAGGCCCCTAAAACAGCTCTCTGCTGAGCCTGAGCTCACAAACCCTCCTTCTCCACCTGCAGACGTCTTCCTGGACTGGGAAGCAATGGGTGTTGTTCACAGAGACAGCAGCCGGCCTGCAACTCTTCTGGATCTACATATGGAAAACGCAGCAGAGAAAATGTCACAGCTGGAAAAAAATGAGGACACACCAACTGGGGACAAATTTACCTACAATGAACACCTTGTTTGGAAGAGGAGAAG CATCACAGAAACGCTGTCAACAAACCCACCGGCTACTGAGGAAATAAAAAG GCCCGAGCCAACAGTAGAGAGAAGCATATCCAGGGATCTCTCTGTAGAGAAACAGCCTAATAAACATGAGAGAACTGGAACTGGAACTGATGTTCCACCAGAGCCAACAAATACATTGTATTCCAAGAGAAGGTCAATCTCCAGGATGGAGCCTTTTTTAGAAGAGGAGAACAAAACAGATGATGTTAACTCCAGAGAGAACACGTCATCTTCCACA gGGAAAAAACCTTTAATCCTAAAGGTGCCGCACACAGGGAACTTCAGCTCTTTGAGTGAAATCATGAGGAAGCTCAAGCGGAAAACACCAGGGTTGCTCAGGAAAGGGGTGAAATCCACAATGTCGGAACGAACTCAGTCCATGCTGGACCTGAGCGAGCACAGTCACAATGACAGAGAAGTCCCAGTGCCCCGGTTTCTCACTGGTGTGAGTGTTCACAATGAG CTCAACCCGGATCAAATGACGCCTGCTTTCTTACTGATGAAGAAGAGGAACGACGAAGTAAAATCTGCAAACTTCTTGCCCAGTGAGAGACCTCGCAGCTCCACTTTTAACTCCAGCATTTACCTGAAGAAGCTGATGCCGGACGAAGAAAAACCCGTATTATGA